A window of Aromatoleum bremense genomic DNA:
GGCGAGCCGGTGAGCTGAACGAACAGCGCCACCGTCCACATGAACAGCGGCGGTTTGTCCGGATAGATTTCGGCGGCGCGATGCGGAATGAACCACGAACCGTCCTGCAGCATTTCCAGCGCGACGCCGAGGAAGCGCTCTTCATCGACGTTCAGCGGCTGTCGCAAGCCCAGTCCGGCGCCGACCATCAGCAACGCCAGCAGCATCAGGCCGAGGAACTCGATACGCGGCGAAAAAGTGTTGCGCACCACTCAAGTCTCCTGTTCTTTTTGCCGCGCGATCAGCTGCAAATTGCGCAGGTAGACGATGAAACCGAACGACTGCCCGACGATGAACACTGGATCCTCGCGATAGATCGCGTAAGCCAGCAGCAGCGCACTGCCGACCAGGCTCAGGTACCA
This region includes:
- a CDS encoding lipid-A-disaccharide synthase N-terminal domain-containing protein, whose product is MGRETLWLVVGFAGQLTFTGRFALQWLYSEYKKRSLIPVGFWYLSLVGSALLLAYAIYREDPVFIVGQSFGFIVYLRNLQLIARQKEQET